The DNA region aaattgctattctaataatattattaaaaattataattttatcttattcttttaaaacctaacaactttatctctacctaaagttttcagtttttaaaaaatcatatttttctcccaaacctagattttttttcttcacttctctAGCCATTAGTGACTACCTCTTTCTATCCTAAACCCAGCCACCATCTCTGTCACCgtctctcttttttttgttgtgCCATTGAGTCTAGATGAATGGATGATGTTCATTGTCGCTAGAGAAAAAGCCATCAAGACAGAGCATCATCAGGAGAGAAACATTGAAGAGGGAGCTTACCATTCACCAGATTTGTTTTCTAAACCTTAgagggaaaagtaaatttttcaaaactcaatattagaaaaaattgttagtttttcaaatcaagagaaaaatataatatataatttttttattttaatattattaataaactgATGATTTTAACcttaagtataataaaaaaattcttaggtGTGTTGAAATGAACTAAACCTTGAGtcagtatttaagtttttgaaatatcGCGGATGTGTGTTTGTCTTTGCtccatactttgggtgggaaatagtcctttggcctttgttaAACCACTTTTACTATGATTAAATTTGCCACTGGGTATTATTGGAATGAAAATTGTCCAAGTTGATGAAAAGCACAAGCTGACTAGATGCAAGCAGAGTTGGATTCAAATAGAgcttatgtttttaatattatattaaaaaatatataaatttctaatataataaGAGATGAGGTCAAATATATGTtagtataaatatattctttaaatttcagCTGTGTAATCgattttttttgaattgatacagtaagtttaaattttgagttttctcttaataaatgttttctaattaacattttattagcttttttcaagattaaatcaaataatttaatttttaagtatttaaaatattaaataaactcttttaattgatagataaatctaaccaaataaacttttaatattgaaattatcaaTGAAACTTATACAAAATGGGTAAGTAACATCCAATATTCATGTATTCAAAGTGTCAGTAGAGAGCTGAACCTCCGGCGGCCTTTCGATATCTTGGCCCCTTCTAGGCGTTGATCTATAGTACACGCCATATATAATAAGTTGCAGAAGACCGAACAGTGCTCCAAGGCCATTGCTTATCTgcaagagcaaaaccaaaatCATCTGTATGTTTTTTGCACCAGTGCAAAATTATTATAGAGAAATATTTGGTTTACCAGAATAAAATAATCCAGCTTGATGAGAGCATAAGCAGCCCAGATACAGCCATTAGCGAAACCGGCAAGTGAGAGATAGAATGGCATGTACTCTACGCTCTTTGTTCTTATAACTCTTTTCTGTAGAAATCCACACAAGAAATTAagctttttcaacatttttttcttctgaatAAAACCAGCAGATTTAGGTTGGGGAGATGGAAAAACTTACCACAATGGTGAGTGGTGAAGCATACATGATAATGTTGAAGACATCGCAGATAATTCCCACAAAAAATGACCTGCTTTCATGGGTGTGAAAAGCCACCATTGTAATTACAGCTATTATCAACACAAAAACCACTTCCCCAGAAAGCCCAATCGCCACCTTCTTCTGCAAATAGAAAAAAGAttagaaatttttatcaaatgagCGAATTGTCTCTACTTGtgataataaacatatatatatatatatacccttCTTTGGTTCTGATGGTCGTAGTAACAGAATATTGACAAATATATGAACTCCATCACAAGGCCAATGGCGTTGATGGTGATGACGAGAGTGCTTTTAGGATGAACAAATGGAAGACCATAAAGCATCCAAAACATGCAATTCATACATGTTGCGATAGCGATATATGCGAAGGGCTGAAGCTCCTCCACTGATTTCCTCTTTATGATTTGCCAAAAAGTTGGACTGTCaagacaatttaattttaaaatcaggGTAATTATCCATTAACAAGATTAACAGTTTTGATAAGAAAACCAGAAATTAGTTACGATGGCGAGAGGTAGAGGCCGAAGGACATAACATTTCCTGCACCAtaaccaaatattttcattaaacaaaaaagCAACTGGAaacgcacacacacacaaaaaaaacaaCACAAGTGAAAAACAAACCAATGATGCCGACGATATTGCGAGCAGTTTCAGCATTAACCATTATGAGTGAGCTTCTGTGAGAGGGATGGTGagatttgttttgaaaaatgagagGGCATATATGTTGATAATGTGGAGTTGTTAAAATAAAGTCTATTCCCTTCTGCAGTCCTATTTGCATGGGCGTAAAATCCGTTAACTCATTAAAAGAGCATTTGCAGTTTGTTATGATGTAGAGTTTCATACACATCTTACTAACTTgttaatggccaaaagactatttcgaTGTAAATCCAGATTTTTTATCtgttgatttttgaaaatttaaatatttatctatccattaattttaacacggttaaaataattatttagaaatttttatttgaataaaaagaattcatttccattttacattttaattttgaaaattaactatCTCTcctctaacttaattttaaaaaattattttttcactccCATTATATAGGGTTTCGAGGgtttatattttagagttattAGCCACatttctcaaagtttgaaacatTGTATTTATATCctcaaaactttattttacttttctaatAGTCATTCTTTCTGACGATTCACTCTAGCGACATCTCCTCTCTATCCTTAGTGGTTTCTCAACATAAAAACCAACGAATATTCTATCAAAATGGCCAGAGTTTATGGCACAAATCTAATCAAAACTGGATCAGACTAATTAGTTCAATCAAGAATTAgtctttaatttgattcgatttctATTTAATTGTTAATCAAGTAAAAGTTAGTCAAACCCAATAAAAACACGGTAGTACAAGAAATTGTTTAAACCCAAAGAAACcttgtttcaatttaaaatttaagagttcTAAAACTTCTTTAAAAAAGTGAATATACGCTCAACTTTAGAGAATTTTTGTATATTCTTGATTCTATATGTAGAAGAGTTTGTGCTATTAAAATTTAGAGTTAAAAACTTATGATGAATTAAATGTTgattatgtaaattatttatacactaATGTTGTGTATTGTA from Mangifera indica cultivar Alphonso chromosome 8, CATAS_Mindica_2.1, whole genome shotgun sequence includes:
- the LOC123224422 gene encoding bidirectional sugar transporter SWEET6a-like, whose product is MVNAETARNIVGIIGNVMSFGLYLSPSPTFWQIIKRKSVEELQPFAYIAIATCMNCMFWMLYGLPFVHPKSTLVITINAIGLVMEFIYLSIFCYYDHQNQRRKKVAIGLSGEVVFVLIIAVITMVAFHTHESRSFFVGIICDVFNIIMYASPLTIVKRVIRTKSVEYMPFYLSLAGFANGCIWAAYALIKLDYFILISNGLGALFGLLQLIIYGVYYRSTPRRGQDIERPPEVQLSTDTLNT